A single genomic interval of Stieleria maiorica harbors:
- a CDS encoding WD40 repeat domain-containing serine/threonine-protein kinase gives MAEANDKPERDEAFDRIVHEYYRSIENGESIPRQAFINRHREFEQELHSFFADLDQFDQAVEDREVTPDDAIDATHVTPLGRSSLDPRVAVRYIGEYRVLSEVARGGMGIVFKARQESLRRTVALKMILSGRLANEAQVERFYREARSAAALKHPRIVAVHEIGKHEGHHYFTMDFIEGESLAETLREDSLPPRRAAELVATLADAIHFAHQRGVLHRDLKPANVLLDGDGQPHITDFGLSKPLFDADADLGAITYSGQILGTPRFMAPEQAAAEHGRVGVPSDVYSLGAILYTSLVGRAPFVAESTVETIRQVIEKDPVRPRLLNPAVPKDLETICLKCLEKVPESRYRSAADLRDDLRRFLDGHAIHAKPIGWSSRAWKWCRRRPEVASLLSLLMLALLTGLVAVGFWWRMAEYRRAEAEKATAEAKQNLYASLIGEAEATRRARLSGYRSRVLALLQQAFGLTGVQKDDFRIRQEAILCFGDFVGNQPTTVEGPELADSPGAATFLDDQRIAVAVAGGDVVVRDVADGSEQSRVYRIGLDIRAMAMANDGSTILMVDKDSLERWDQQQDGDWIRQWECPAAYSSHYMDIGVGPDQIALIDRFQIRLIGLSDGEPARSVQAPADYGFLFPQHGFLTTAISPDQHYVAAADSPESVFLWDAATGELVKRIRAPGTGVPNVQFSTDGQFLVVGSDQGFATYRCDDFSQWSVIQTDPIFSLAVSADATRLITVTEVGAVHLWNLLTGRLIATLSHPGSPPLGSAGFSPGGTRVFSCGAERLRIWSLADTPERIVLHGHQRPVNCVAFHPSTDVLASGSQDGTVRFWDTAAATELSKLALGEAVKSVKFSVDGSLVAAATSRSLVVWQHSDNGNLNPVLQLNRNRPAFNDIDFSPDGRLFASCGPEGIQLWEIRRAGDGTIELRQTRRESVFGQSMTFDASSKYIAVNARLLFGWIDLSAPGSKPRTIAKRVFSSNLVASPKDQNLIAVSADGTLLEWHIETERANRKIAELGRLSSPVIAISPSGDVLAVQASHGNVRLLDLQTRRTLFDLADEHASINAIKWAPGGRRLAIGLTDGGVAIWDLTRISEQLVYAGLSSGLERFKIPGDKPASPPPTILARQVWQPSKLDSTNEVQAKKYLASWGIETRREAIMDEPSIDAPIDQSIREEISQWHGGASRHGAFVLGIPGSRFEPLAQQLSAAGYGLSSISPVWSGDQVVVSAGWHAGDFDAVWELDMSAESLKQRQQEMTALGYRLADVGGYVEDRPESIERFYALWRNDLPSTATQWLALGETPQQAHDTFHGKMNDYEPILRQCYYDADNQLRYCELWEQFDLPALEPWFAYTNSYDVMFGEIRRSGMDRYPCRSFKVSRSHDENATFYSGVWRSDETGVTTRLVFGESPRTAQLVGTEMLHSGYRPRCVSMTASHHQAPVAAVVWEKAMALKN, from the coding sequence ATGGCTGAAGCGAACGACAAACCAGAACGCGACGAGGCTTTTGATCGCATCGTCCATGAATACTACCGGTCGATCGAAAACGGAGAATCGATCCCGCGACAGGCCTTCATCAATCGGCACCGAGAGTTCGAGCAAGAGCTTCATTCGTTCTTTGCAGACCTGGATCAATTCGACCAAGCGGTCGAGGACCGCGAGGTCACACCCGACGACGCGATCGACGCCACTCACGTCACGCCACTCGGGCGATCGTCCTTGGATCCGCGCGTTGCGGTTCGATACATTGGCGAGTATCGCGTTCTCAGCGAGGTGGCTCGCGGTGGCATGGGCATCGTATTCAAAGCACGCCAAGAATCGCTCCGTCGAACGGTAGCGCTGAAGATGATTCTGAGCGGTCGGCTGGCCAACGAGGCCCAGGTGGAACGGTTTTATCGCGAAGCACGCTCGGCGGCCGCATTGAAGCACCCGCGGATCGTCGCTGTCCATGAAATCGGTAAACATGAAGGCCATCACTACTTCACGATGGATTTCATCGAAGGTGAAAGTCTTGCCGAGACGCTTCGCGAAGACTCACTGCCACCACGTCGTGCAGCGGAACTGGTCGCCACGCTGGCCGACGCGATTCATTTTGCGCACCAGCGGGGCGTGTTGCATCGCGACCTTAAACCGGCCAACGTGCTGTTGGATGGCGACGGCCAGCCCCACATCACCGACTTCGGACTCTCCAAGCCGCTTTTCGACGCCGACGCTGATCTGGGAGCGATCACGTATTCCGGGCAGATCCTGGGAACGCCGCGTTTTATGGCGCCCGAGCAGGCGGCAGCCGAACACGGTCGCGTCGGGGTCCCGAGCGACGTTTATTCCCTCGGCGCGATTCTCTACACAAGTCTGGTCGGCCGAGCCCCGTTTGTCGCCGAGTCGACGGTCGAAACGATTCGCCAAGTCATCGAGAAAGACCCCGTCCGACCGCGGCTGCTCAATCCCGCCGTGCCTAAAGACCTGGAAACGATCTGTTTGAAATGCCTTGAGAAGGTTCCGGAATCCAGGTATCGCAGCGCAGCCGACCTACGGGACGATCTGCGGCGATTCTTAGACGGACACGCCATCCATGCCAAACCGATCGGCTGGTCGTCGCGCGCGTGGAAGTGGTGCAGGCGACGGCCCGAGGTTGCCTCGTTACTCTCGTTGCTGATGCTCGCTCTGCTGACCGGTCTGGTCGCGGTTGGATTCTGGTGGCGGATGGCGGAGTACCGGCGTGCCGAGGCCGAGAAAGCGACTGCCGAAGCGAAGCAGAACCTGTATGCGTCCTTGATCGGCGAAGCCGAAGCGACGCGCCGGGCGCGACTGAGTGGGTATCGGTCGCGGGTATTAGCGCTGCTGCAACAGGCGTTCGGTTTGACGGGCGTTCAAAAGGATGACTTCCGGATTCGCCAAGAAGCCATTCTATGTTTCGGCGATTTTGTTGGGAATCAACCGACGACGGTCGAAGGTCCGGAGCTGGCCGATTCACCGGGGGCGGCAACGTTCTTGGATGACCAGCGGATCGCCGTTGCGGTCGCCGGCGGAGACGTCGTGGTGCGGGATGTCGCCGACGGGAGTGAACAGTCGCGTGTGTATCGAATCGGACTGGACATTCGTGCGATGGCCATGGCCAACGATGGTTCGACGATTTTGATGGTCGATAAAGACTCCTTGGAGCGATGGGACCAACAACAAGACGGCGATTGGATCCGGCAATGGGAATGCCCGGCGGCGTATTCCAGCCACTACATGGACATCGGTGTGGGACCGGATCAGATCGCCTTGATCGATCGATTTCAGATCCGGTTGATCGGACTTTCCGATGGCGAACCCGCCCGTAGCGTTCAGGCACCTGCGGACTATGGTTTTCTGTTTCCCCAGCACGGCTTTCTGACCACCGCGATCAGCCCGGATCAACACTACGTGGCAGCTGCCGATTCGCCCGAGTCCGTCTTTCTTTGGGATGCGGCGACGGGTGAATTGGTGAAAAGAATCCGTGCACCAGGGACGGGGGTGCCGAATGTGCAATTCTCCACCGATGGACAATTCCTGGTCGTCGGATCGGACCAGGGTTTCGCGACGTATCGCTGTGATGATTTTTCACAGTGGTCCGTCATTCAGACCGATCCGATTTTCAGCTTGGCGGTCAGCGCCGATGCCACGCGGCTGATCACCGTGACCGAAGTGGGGGCGGTTCATCTATGGAATTTGCTGACCGGACGACTGATTGCGACGTTGTCGCACCCCGGTTCCCCGCCTCTGGGTTCGGCGGGGTTCAGCCCCGGCGGGACGCGTGTGTTTTCATGCGGAGCCGAACGATTGCGGATCTGGAGCCTGGCCGATACCCCCGAACGAATCGTCTTGCACGGACATCAACGCCCGGTCAACTGCGTCGCATTCCATCCCTCGACCGATGTGTTGGCGTCCGGCAGTCAAGACGGAACGGTCCGGTTTTGGGACACCGCTGCTGCCACAGAACTCTCGAAGCTGGCACTCGGCGAGGCCGTGAAATCGGTCAAGTTCTCCGTGGACGGCTCGCTGGTTGCCGCCGCCACCTCACGATCGCTTGTGGTTTGGCAACACTCTGATAACGGGAATCTCAATCCTGTCCTGCAGCTCAATCGAAACCGGCCGGCGTTCAATGATATCGATTTCAGCCCGGATGGACGACTTTTTGCCTCCTGCGGTCCCGAGGGCATCCAGCTTTGGGAGATCCGACGCGCTGGCGACGGCACCATTGAACTCCGCCAGACACGACGAGAATCGGTCTTCGGCCAATCGATGACTTTTGACGCTTCGTCAAAGTACATTGCCGTCAACGCCAGGCTACTGTTCGGATGGATCGACCTGTCCGCCCCCGGTTCCAAACCGCGCACGATTGCCAAACGTGTTTTTTCCAGCAATCTCGTCGCGTCGCCGAAGGATCAAAACCTGATCGCCGTTTCGGCCGATGGAACTCTGTTGGAATGGCACATCGAAACCGAACGAGCCAATCGCAAAATCGCAGAACTCGGTCGTCTGAGCTCACCTGTCATCGCGATCTCCCCATCCGGTGATGTCCTGGCAGTCCAAGCGAGCCACGGAAACGTGCGTCTCCTGGATCTGCAGACGCGTAGGACGTTGTTCGATCTGGCAGACGAACACGCGTCAATCAACGCGATCAAGTGGGCCCCGGGAGGGCGACGCCTAGCGATCGGGCTGACCGACGGAGGCGTGGCGATTTGGGATCTGACACGCATCTCGGAACAACTGGTTTACGCCGGCCTGTCGTCGGGCCTGGAACGTTTTAAGATTCCCGGCGACAAACCCGCCTCACCTCCACCAACCATCCTTGCACGTCAGGTCTGGCAGCCGTCAAAGCTCGATTCGACCAACGAAGTTCAAGCGAAAAAGTATCTGGCGTCATGGGGAATCGAAACGCGGCGCGAGGCGATCATGGACGAGCCGTCCATCGACGCGCCGATTGATCAGTCGATTCGCGAAGAAATCAGCCAATGGCACGGAGGTGCCAGTCGACACGGGGCGTTCGTGCTCGGTATCCCCGGCTCCAGATTCGAACCTTTAGCGCAACAACTTTCCGCCGCCGGGTACGGTCTGTCCTCGATATCACCGGTGTGGAGCGGAGACCAAGTCGTTGTTTCGGCGGGGTGGCACGCCGGTGATTTCGATGCGGTTTGGGAGCTGGACATGAGTGCGGAATCACTGAAGCAGAGACAGCAAGAAATGACCGCTTTGGGATACCGTCTGGCCGATGTCGGCGGATACGTCGAAGATCGCCCCGAATCGATCGAGCGTTTCTATGCCCTCTGGCGAAATGATCTGCCGAGCACCGCAACACAATGGCTGGCCCTGGGTGAAACACCCCAACAGGCACACGACACCTTTCACGGCAAAATGAACGACTACGAACCCATCTTGCGGCAATGTTATTACGATGCCGACAACCAGCTACGCTACTGCGAGCTGTGGGAACAGTTCGATCTTCCGGCGCTCGAACCTTGGTTTGCCTACACCAATTCATATGACGTGATGTTTGGTGAAATCAGGCGATCCGGGATGGACCGCTATCCCTGCCGATCGTTCAAAGTGTCACGATCGCACGATGAGAACGCGACGTTCTACTCCGGTGTCTGGCGGAGCGACGAAACGGGGGTCACAACGCGTTTGGTTTTTGGCGAATCGCCTCGCACCGCCCAGTTGGTCGGAACGGAAATGCTGCACAGCGGATATCGACCACGCTGCGTCTCGATGACTGCTTCACACCATCAAGCTCCCGTCGCTGCTGTCGTTTGGGAAAAAGCAATGGCGCTTAAAAATTAG
- a CDS encoding sigma-70 family RNA polymerase sigma factor, whose protein sequence is MTRRDETPNLEQYRRYLRVLADMQLNPRLRSKEDVSDVIQSTLLRAHQDLDGFRGSTEAELRGWLKTILTHTLINLAKKYQAQKRDIRLERSIDQQLQESAIRIVGELPAEQTSPSQFLIRQERAEQLADAMATLLEDEYTAVMLKHVHGWKVADIATHIDRSSEAVAGLLRRGLKKLRVKLNAAEHHG, encoded by the coding sequence GTGACAAGACGCGACGAAACACCGAATCTGGAACAGTATCGTCGGTACCTGAGAGTGCTTGCGGACATGCAGCTGAACCCGCGTTTGCGATCCAAGGAAGACGTTTCCGATGTCATCCAGTCGACGCTGCTGCGCGCACACCAGGATCTGGACGGGTTTCGAGGATCCACGGAGGCCGAACTGCGAGGCTGGCTGAAAACGATCTTGACGCACACTTTGATCAATCTGGCGAAAAAGTACCAAGCGCAAAAGCGTGACATTCGTCTGGAACGCTCGATCGACCAACAGTTGCAAGAATCCGCGATTCGAATCGTCGGCGAGCTGCCGGCCGAGCAGACTTCACCCAGCCAATTCCTGATCCGTCAGGAGCGTGCCGAACAGCTTGCCGACGCGATGGCGACGTTGCTGGAAGACGAATACACCGCGGTGATGCTCAAGCACGTTCACGGTTGGAAAGTCGCTGATATCGCAACCCACATCGATCGTTCCTCCGAAGCGGTCGCGGGCCTGCTTCGCCGCGGGTTGAAGAAGCTTCGAGTCAAATTGAACGCGGCGGAACACCATGGCTGA
- a CDS encoding formylglycine-generating enzyme family protein, giving the protein MSRTTCLTFYISLFASCTFAGGPEMRLVPEQPTEGRFVETPRGFMVAYDQPIPGSNAVIKMLPVPGGTVTIQPPPSLEQVDEYGKPLTTERPTGAGQQVSFGPYWIGKYEITIEQYLPYRQLYYRQKKDASEGINQANSPTDVDAVTGPTDVYDPDYNFEYSDAPDSPVPTVSQFAARQYTKYLTLLTGQTYRLPLRSEWQHACLAGSDSRYCFGDDATRLGEFAVYLANTSDDSLSLRVGTKKPNVWGLYDVHGNVAELVIEDTAVTGLREGHVACGGDRDSTAAECTAESVVRTTESWWDQDPDFPRSSWWMTSETSRTTGFRIIAPLQPMTDAQKHAYWDADSQELAQDVQSRLESGRGSLGRVTPPQPTTRRIDSPDLEK; this is encoded by the coding sequence ATGTCTCGGACCACATGCCTGACGTTTTACATCTCACTTTTCGCATCCTGCACCTTTGCCGGTGGGCCGGAAATGCGTTTGGTGCCGGAGCAGCCGACCGAAGGGCGGTTCGTGGAGACGCCGCGGGGGTTCATGGTGGCGTACGATCAGCCGATTCCGGGATCGAACGCGGTGATCAAAATGCTGCCGGTCCCCGGCGGGACGGTGACGATCCAGCCCCCGCCATCGCTGGAGCAGGTCGACGAATACGGCAAGCCGCTGACGACCGAACGGCCGACAGGTGCCGGACAACAGGTTTCCTTCGGCCCGTACTGGATCGGCAAGTACGAGATCACGATAGAGCAGTACCTTCCCTATCGTCAGCTGTACTACCGGCAAAAGAAGGACGCATCGGAAGGAATCAATCAAGCAAATTCTCCCACGGATGTCGATGCGGTGACGGGGCCGACCGATGTTTATGACCCCGACTACAACTTCGAATACTCCGACGCGCCGGATTCCCCGGTGCCGACGGTCAGCCAATTTGCCGCGCGGCAGTACACCAAGTACCTGACGTTGCTGACCGGACAAACTTATCGACTGCCGCTGCGGAGCGAGTGGCAGCACGCCTGTCTGGCGGGCAGTGATTCACGCTACTGTTTCGGAGACGACGCGACGCGGTTGGGCGAATTTGCCGTCTACCTGGCGAACACCTCGGACGATTCATTATCGCTGCGCGTGGGGACGAAGAAGCCGAACGTTTGGGGGCTTTACGATGTCCACGGCAACGTTGCCGAGTTGGTGATCGAAGACACCGCGGTCACGGGACTGCGCGAAGGGCATGTCGCGTGCGGCGGCGATCGTGACAGCACCGCGGCCGAGTGCACGGCGGAATCGGTGGTTCGCACGACCGAATCCTGGTGGGACCAAGATCCAGATTTCCCACGCAGTTCGTGGTGGATGACGTCCGAAACGAGCCGCACGACGGGATTTCGAATCATCGCACCGCTGCAGCCGATGACCGACGCCCAGAAACACGCCTACTGGGATGCCGACAGCCAGGAACTGGCCCAGGACGTGCAATCACGCTTGGAATCCGGTCGCGGCAGCCTGGGCCGAGTGACGCCGCCACAACCGACCACGCGGCGCATCGACTCGCCGGATTTGGAAAAATAA
- the hemE gene encoding uroporphyrinogen decarboxylase: MPNDADFAGLHVASLESRRADDMRRLIERHGGVSHVSPSMREVPIEPNRAAIDFAYRVMTGEISTVIFMTGVGFRFLMRSLDKHVNTQRFLDSLSDITTICRGPKPVAALREAGVKPTHRIGEPNTWREILRYIDDNKVAVANQEIGLQEYGISNASLVAGLEARGASVRPVRVYGWDFPEQTDPLRENIQAIADGQRDLLLLTSAHQIVNMMRMAEQMGITDQLRTGLRTTAIASIGPTTSQMLTECDLHADIEPSHPKMGHLVVETAKRSAQLVAAKKRLKETDEKIQQSISFATESPATADKHPSHDSLFLKACRGEPTERTPIWLMRQAGRYMSEYREVRAKQTFLELCANPALCSEVMCTAVDRLGVDAAIIFSDLLPLLQPLGFDLEFVAGDGPVIHNPIRSDADLTRLKRLDDPQSLGFVYETVRQTRADLPEGIPLIGFAGSPFTLASYAIEGGGSKVYTNTKKLMYESCSQSSGGAWAELMSTLSEAITVYLNHQIAAGAQCVQLFDSWAGCLSPIEYSEFVLPWMNQIIAGIAPGVPVINFATGNPELLPLLRGDSRTVVGVDWRVPLATAWDRIGRDKSVQGNLDPAVLLADPEVIRDRAAAVLSSVAGRNGHIFNLGHGVFKETPVENAIALVETVKELSAR; encoded by the coding sequence ATGCCCAACGACGCCGATTTCGCCGGCCTTCATGTCGCTTCCTTAGAAAGCCGCCGCGCCGACGACATGCGGCGATTGATCGAACGGCACGGGGGTGTCAGCCATGTCAGCCCCTCGATGCGGGAGGTCCCGATCGAGCCCAACCGGGCGGCCATCGATTTCGCCTATCGTGTGATGACCGGCGAAATCAGCACCGTGATCTTCATGACCGGCGTCGGGTTTCGCTTTTTGATGCGTTCGCTGGACAAGCACGTCAACACCCAGCGATTCCTGGATTCGCTGTCCGACATCACCACCATTTGCCGCGGCCCCAAGCCCGTCGCGGCGCTGCGTGAGGCCGGTGTCAAACCAACGCACCGGATCGGTGAACCGAACACCTGGCGCGAAATCTTGCGGTACATCGATGACAATAAAGTCGCCGTGGCGAACCAAGAGATCGGGCTACAGGAATACGGCATCTCCAACGCCTCGCTGGTCGCCGGATTGGAGGCCCGCGGCGCATCGGTCCGACCGGTGCGTGTTTACGGCTGGGACTTTCCCGAGCAAACCGATCCGCTCCGCGAGAACATCCAAGCGATCGCCGACGGCCAGCGTGACCTGTTGCTGCTGACCAGCGCCCACCAGATCGTCAACATGATGCGGATGGCCGAACAAATGGGCATCACCGACCAACTTCGAACGGGATTGCGGACCACCGCGATCGCGTCGATCGGCCCGACGACCTCGCAAATGCTGACCGAGTGTGACCTGCACGCCGACATCGAGCCGTCGCACCCCAAGATGGGACATCTGGTCGTGGAAACGGCCAAGCGTTCGGCCCAATTGGTTGCCGCAAAAAAACGCCTGAAGGAAACCGACGAAAAGATTCAACAATCGATTTCGTTCGCGACCGAGTCACCCGCGACGGCGGACAAGCACCCTTCGCACGACAGTCTGTTCCTGAAAGCCTGTCGCGGTGAACCGACCGAACGCACCCCGATCTGGTTGATGCGACAAGCCGGACGTTACATGAGCGAGTACCGCGAGGTCCGCGCCAAACAGACTTTCTTGGAACTGTGCGCCAATCCGGCGTTGTGCAGCGAAGTGATGTGCACCGCGGTCGACCGATTGGGCGTCGATGCGGCGATCATCTTTTCCGACTTGTTGCCGTTGCTGCAGCCGCTCGGGTTTGACCTGGAGTTTGTCGCCGGCGACGGACCGGTGATTCACAATCCGATTCGCAGCGACGCGGATCTGACACGACTGAAACGCTTGGACGATCCCCAGTCGCTAGGGTTCGTGTATGAGACGGTGCGACAAACACGTGCCGATCTGCCCGAGGGAATCCCGTTGATCGGGTTTGCCGGATCGCCGTTCACGTTGGCCAGCTATGCGATCGAAGGCGGCGGCAGCAAGGTTTACACGAACACGAAGAAGTTGATGTACGAATCGTGCTCTCAATCATCCGGCGGTGCCTGGGCGGAATTGATGAGCACCTTGTCCGAGGCGATCACGGTTTACTTGAACCATCAAATCGCCGCAGGAGCGCAGTGTGTGCAGCTGTTCGACAGCTGGGCCGGGTGCCTGTCGCCGATCGAATACAGCGAATTCGTGTTGCCCTGGATGAATCAGATCATTGCGGGGATCGCGCCCGGCGTGCCGGTGATCAATTTTGCGACCGGCAACCCGGAATTGTTGCCGTTGCTCCGCGGCGACAGCCGGACGGTGGTGGGCGTCGATTGGCGCGTCCCACTGGCGACCGCGTGGGACCGGATCGGGCGTGACAAGAGTGTGCAAGGCAACCTGGACCCGGCGGTTTTGTTGGCCGATCCCGAGGTGATTCGCGACCGCGCCGCAGCCGTGCTCAGCAGTGTCGCCGGCCGCAACGGGCACATCTTCAATCTCGGCCACGGTGTGTTCAAAGAAACCCCGGTCGAAAACGCCATCGCCCTGGTCGAAACCGTCAAAGAACTCAGCGCCCGATAG
- the trmB gene encoding tRNA (guanosine(46)-N7)-methyltransferase TrmB has translation MPRSPIRAPKPTLDLSDHLYVFRQPVPGELASGSDTGSELPFPEVPPTITSETVFGNDRPLEIEVGSGKGLFLTNESERNGEHNFLGIEIIHKYAKHSAARLAKAGRSNAKMISGNAQPLLADRVPAGSLEAVHVYFPDPWWKKRHRKRRVVNEGSVQSFLTALRSGGRFHFWTDVLDYFEATIEMIAEIAPEFGVPIPEEKSPSSHDLDYRTHFERRSRQNQIPVYRVRYEKR, from the coding sequence ATGCCCCGCAGCCCCATCCGCGCACCCAAGCCGACGCTCGACCTGTCCGACCATCTGTACGTGTTTCGCCAGCCCGTTCCCGGCGAATTGGCTTCGGGCAGCGACACCGGGTCTGAATTGCCGTTCCCCGAGGTGCCACCGACGATCACCAGCGAAACCGTCTTTGGCAACGACCGGCCGTTGGAAATCGAAGTCGGCAGCGGAAAAGGTCTGTTTTTGACCAACGAATCGGAACGCAACGGCGAGCACAATTTTCTGGGCATCGAAATCATCCACAAGTACGCGAAACACTCCGCGGCTCGTTTGGCCAAAGCGGGCCGATCCAACGCCAAGATGATTTCCGGTAACGCCCAGCCGCTGCTGGCCGATCGGGTGCCCGCCGGATCACTCGAAGCGGTCCACGTTTATTTTCCCGACCCCTGGTGGAAAAAGCGACATCGCAAGCGGCGGGTGGTCAATGAGGGTAGCGTCCAAAGCTTTTTGACGGCCCTGCGATCCGGCGGGCGTTTCCATTTTTGGACCGACGTGCTGGACTACTTCGAAGCCACCATCGAGATGATCGCGGAAATCGCCCCGGAATTCGGCGTGCCGATCCCCGAAGAAAAATCACCCTCGTCCCACGACCTGGATTACCGGACGCATTTCGAACGCCGCAGCCGACAAAACCAAATCCCGGTCTATCGCGTTAGGTACGAGAAACGTTGA